The sequence CTCAAGGTGCTGGTGAAGGAAGGCGACCTCGTCCAGGCCGGCCAGCCGCTGGTCGAACTGGACGACACCGACTACGGCCAGCGCGAGCAGATGGCCGCCGCCGACGTGCGGACGCTCGCCGCGCAGAAGGACGTCGCCGCGGCGAAGCTCGCCCTCGCCTCCGGCGACGTGCCGGCGCAGATCCACGCCGCCGAGGCCGCGGTGGCCG comes from bacterium and encodes:
- a CDS encoding biotin/lipoyl-binding protein, with protein sequence MSEEKIYKRHFGVGTIVKWSVTAVVLIVALVVAGRWLAWRMAHVVTDAGFVKAHVVEVAPEVPAKVLKVLVKEGDLVQAGQPLVELDDTDYGQREQMAAADVRTLAAQKDVAAAKLALASGDVPAQIHAAEAAVA